A region from the Pontixanthobacter aestiaquae genome encodes:
- a CDS encoding threonine ammonia-lyase: MTGKATDLLTLETIRAAADRIKGAVVRTPTMHSITLSEITGAQIWLKFENLQFTAAYKERGALNALLHLDDEQRERGVIAASAGNHSQGLSYHGRRLGVPVTIVMPRTTPTVKVMQTESVGGNVVLEGETFDDAYAYARQLEKERNLTFVHPFDEPNVAAGQGTVALEMFQDVPDLDCIVTPIGGGGLMSGMATVARALKPEMEVIGVQAELYPSMYARMKGKDLPCGGDSLAEGISVKAPGEFTAEIIKDRVDDIVLVSESQLEKAVSLLLQIEKTVVEGAGAAGLAAVLANPDKFAGRKIGLVLCGGNIDTRLLANVLLRDLARSGRLARLRITLQDRPGALYKVMTAFNTHNVNIIEIYHQRIFTTLPAKGLITDIECEARDRAQLNALVESLRESGYDVSQVELN, encoded by the coding sequence ATGACAGGGAAAGCTACCGATCTTCTGACGCTCGAAACCATTCGGGCCGCTGCCGACCGTATCAAGGGTGCCGTAGTGCGTACGCCCACAATGCACAGCATTACGCTGTCTGAGATTACCGGGGCGCAGATTTGGCTGAAGTTTGAAAACCTGCAATTCACCGCTGCTTATAAGGAGCGCGGCGCGCTAAACGCGCTCCTGCATTTGGATGACGAACAGCGCGAGCGCGGCGTCATCGCGGCATCTGCTGGCAATCATTCGCAAGGTCTCAGCTATCATGGCCGCCGACTGGGGGTACCCGTCACGATTGTGATGCCGCGCACAACCCCGACCGTGAAGGTTATGCAGACAGAGAGCGTCGGCGGCAACGTTGTGCTGGAAGGTGAGACATTTGACGATGCCTATGCCTATGCCCGTCAGCTGGAGAAAGAACGCAATCTGACATTCGTTCATCCTTTCGATGAGCCCAATGTCGCGGCGGGACAGGGCACCGTGGCCTTGGAAATGTTCCAAGACGTACCCGATCTGGATTGCATCGTAACTCCAATCGGCGGTGGCGGGTTGATGTCCGGCATGGCGACTGTAGCAAGAGCTTTGAAGCCTGAGATGGAAGTGATTGGAGTGCAGGCCGAACTCTATCCATCAATGTACGCGCGGATGAAGGGCAAAGATCTTCCCTGTGGCGGTGACTCGCTGGCGGAAGGTATTTCCGTAAAAGCTCCAGGCGAATTCACAGCCGAGATTATTAAAGACCGCGTTGATGATATCGTCTTGGTGAGCGAGTCACAGCTCGAGAAGGCTGTGTCACTTTTGCTGCAAATCGAGAAGACGGTTGTGGAAGGCGCTGGTGCTGCCGGCCTAGCTGCGGTTCTTGCCAATCCTGACAAGTTTGCGGGCCGCAAAATCGGCTTGGTGCTGTGCGGTGGCAATATCGATACGCGCCTGCTGGCCAATGTTCTGTTGCGTGATCTCGCCCGGTCCGGCCGCCTCGCACGGCTGCGGATTACTTTACAGGATCGTCCCGGCGCGCTTTACAAGGTCATGACCGCATTTAATACGCACAACGTCAACATTATCGAAATCTACCATCAGCGTATTTTTACGACACTGCCTGCAAAGGGACTGATTACCGATATCGAATGCGAAGCGCGTGATCGTGCACAGCTTAACGCGCTGGTCGAGTCGCTTAGAGAAAGCGGCTATGATGTTAGCCAAGTCGAACTGAACTGA
- a CDS encoding arginyltransferase, with amino-acid sequence MTAPVRFPRFFVTTPAPCPYLPGKSERKVFTELKGDHADQLNEALGRIGFRRSQTVAYRPSCADCNACVSVRVVSEEFTPSSTQRRNLRRNSDLVVTECRPWATEEQFELLQRYLAVRHPGGGMAAMDETDYADMVEHTPVSSYVTEYREPSDGNEPGRLVGACLTDRQGDGLSMIYSFYDPEHESRSGLGNYIILEHIRRAAEQGLPYAYLGYWVEGSDRMRYKVRYRPLERLTRSGWQRLSREQQDALIANTADKPRTDEGSGSKEGNSDQYAPESSSAVD; translated from the coding sequence GTGACGGCCCCCGTTCGCTTCCCCCGTTTCTTTGTGACGACGCCCGCACCCTGCCCGTATTTGCCGGGTAAGAGCGAGCGCAAGGTATTTACCGAGCTCAAAGGCGATCATGCTGACCAGCTGAACGAAGCGTTGGGCCGGATCGGTTTCCGCCGCAGTCAAACGGTGGCGTATCGGCCAAGCTGCGCAGATTGTAACGCCTGTGTCTCCGTTCGTGTTGTGTCTGAAGAGTTCACGCCCAGTTCAACCCAGCGCCGCAATTTGCGCCGGAACAGTGATCTGGTGGTGACCGAATGCCGCCCTTGGGCGACCGAGGAACAATTTGAGCTATTGCAACGCTATCTCGCCGTTCGGCATCCTGGCGGCGGCATGGCTGCCATGGATGAAACGGATTACGCCGACATGGTTGAGCATACGCCAGTATCCAGCTATGTCACTGAATATAGGGAACCTTCCGACGGGAACGAGCCAGGCCGATTAGTAGGTGCCTGTCTCACTGATCGGCAGGGCGACGGGTTGTCGATGATCTACAGCTTCTACGACCCGGAACATGAGTCGCGATCAGGTCTTGGCAATTACATTATCCTCGAACACATCCGGCGTGCTGCAGAGCAAGGCCTGCCCTATGCCTATCTCGGTTACTGGGTCGAAGGGTCTGACCGAATGCGGTACAAAGTCCGCTATCGCCCGCTTGAAAGACTCACCCGCAGCGGATGGCAACGTCTTTCCCGTGAACAGCAAGACGCTCTCATTGCTAATACAGCAGACAAGCCGCGCACTGACGAGGGAAGCGGCTCCAAAGAGGGCAACAGCGATCAATATGCACCCGAAAGCAGCAGCGCGGTCGACTAA
- a CDS encoding autotransporter assembly complex protein TamA, whose product MAAGALMLAGSPSVGQEPNSQSLDDLIPDSAVENAEAWATDSAPPAPDAAEEDAVQPDEPMAELPQLSVEWPDDLDLPPIETLEPDDDIRFADSNLPLLPEIPDAALETIGDNLVLAFAGDETGFAQREEFVSRFRTLSTIADLSNGDENIAQLAARARADQDLLSELLRIYGYYDAQVVRTVGGLSPGEEQADQNPVVRFDIVPGQRYRFGAIDLGDLGTAPDAESLRGIFEIQTGDPLSSDAIVEEQLDLDTALGEGGYPFAEIDEPDLLIDHRETRGDLTLPVRPNGKYAFGEVVSSDPDFLSGKHIGSIARFEQGDIYQRSLELDLRRAVTATGLVSSVSVTPREVTPPTETEPGVVAMDVKMTKAPLRTIAGAIGYGSEEGFRLQASWEHRNFFPPEGALKFRGILGTQEQLAGITFRKNNFGGRDKILTLDAFASTIDSDAFDARTVAFVANYERTSNLLFQKPLSWSVGFEAIATGERPPTVNGVVPPRETFFVGALPVSALLDTTDDLLDPTEGFRFGGRLSPEISSNNGVQSFYLRGQVDASYYQAINDRVVMAGRARFGAILGTDLDNIAPSRRLYAGGGSSVRGYGFQQIGPTDALGDPSGGRSLVEFSLEARIKTGFLDGAVSVVPFVDAGSVSTSTTPGFDDIKIGVGMGVRYDTGFGPIRVDVGVPLNPGPNDNPVAVYVSLGQAF is encoded by the coding sequence ATGGCAGCGGGCGCACTAATGCTCGCTGGCTCGCCGAGTGTTGGCCAAGAACCCAATTCACAAAGTCTGGATGATCTGATCCCTGATTCTGCGGTGGAGAATGCCGAAGCCTGGGCGACCGACAGCGCTCCACCAGCGCCAGACGCGGCGGAAGAAGATGCGGTCCAGCCCGATGAGCCGATGGCGGAGCTGCCCCAGCTCAGCGTGGAATGGCCCGATGATTTGGACCTTCCACCGATCGAAACACTTGAACCTGATGATGACATCCGTTTCGCGGACAGCAACTTACCACTATTGCCGGAAATTCCCGACGCAGCGCTTGAAACGATTGGCGATAATTTGGTTCTTGCATTTGCAGGCGACGAAACCGGATTTGCGCAGCGGGAAGAATTTGTAAGCCGATTCAGGACTCTATCGACCATTGCCGACCTGTCTAACGGTGACGAGAATATCGCGCAATTGGCGGCCAGAGCGCGCGCCGACCAAGATCTGCTTTCCGAATTGCTGCGGATCTATGGCTATTATGACGCACAAGTTGTCCGAACCGTCGGCGGATTGAGTCCCGGAGAAGAGCAGGCCGATCAAAATCCGGTGGTCCGCTTCGATATTGTTCCCGGTCAGCGCTATCGTTTCGGAGCAATTGATCTGGGCGATCTCGGCACCGCTCCTGATGCAGAAAGCCTTCGCGGCATCTTCGAAATCCAGACGGGTGATCCGCTGTCGAGTGACGCAATTGTCGAGGAGCAGCTCGATCTGGACACAGCATTGGGCGAGGGCGGCTATCCATTTGCGGAAATAGACGAACCCGATCTGCTGATCGACCACCGCGAAACGCGCGGCGATCTGACGCTGCCGGTCAGGCCAAACGGCAAATACGCATTCGGCGAAGTAGTTAGCTCCGACCCCGATTTCCTTTCCGGCAAGCATATCGGATCGATTGCCCGGTTCGAACAGGGGGACATCTATCAGCGCAGTCTCGAACTGGACCTGCGCCGTGCCGTGACAGCAACTGGGCTGGTCTCGTCAGTCTCGGTGACGCCGCGTGAAGTAACGCCGCCAACAGAGACTGAACCGGGCGTTGTCGCGATGGATGTGAAGATGACCAAGGCCCCGTTACGCACGATTGCCGGTGCCATCGGTTATGGTTCGGAGGAGGGCTTCCGCCTCCAAGCAAGTTGGGAGCATCGCAATTTCTTCCCGCCTGAAGGCGCGCTGAAATTTCGCGGCATTCTGGGGACGCAGGAACAGCTAGCCGGGATTACTTTCCGCAAGAACAATTTTGGCGGGCGCGACAAGATCCTGACGCTGGATGCCTTTGCCAGCACCATCGACAGCGACGCGTTTGATGCGCGCACTGTGGCTTTTGTTGCTAATTACGAACGGACATCCAATTTGCTGTTCCAGAAGCCGCTAAGCTGGAGCGTCGGCTTTGAGGCGATCGCAACCGGCGAGCGTCCACCCACGGTGAACGGCGTTGTCCCGCCTCGCGAGACCTTCTTTGTCGGCGCATTACCGGTCAGTGCCTTGCTCGACACGACGGATGATCTGCTCGATCCGACCGAAGGGTTCCGGTTTGGAGGGCGGCTTTCGCCGGAGATTTCGAGTAATAATGGCGTGCAGAGTTTCTATCTGCGCGGGCAAGTTGATGCGAGCTATTACCAGGCGATCAACGATCGTGTGGTGATGGCAGGCCGCGCGCGCTTCGGCGCGATTCTGGGCACAGATCTTGACAATATTGCACCGTCGCGGCGGCTCTATGCCGGTGGCGGCAGCTCGGTACGCGGTTATGGTTTCCAGCAAATCGGCCCGACCGATGCGCTGGGCGATCCGAGCGGCGGGCGCTCGCTGGTGGAATTCTCGCTCGAAGCGCGGATCAAGACTGGCTTCCTTGATGGTGCGGTTTCGGTTGTGCCGTTTGTCGATGCGGGCTCGGTTAGTACCAGTACAACGCCCGGCTTTGATGATATCAAAATTGGGGTCGGCATGGGTGTGCGCTACGACACCGGCTTCGGGCCGATCCGCGTGGATGTCGGTGTGCCGCTCAATCCGGGACCAAATGATAATCCGGTCGCGGTTTACGTCTCTTTGGGGCAGGCCTTCTGA
- a CDS encoding translocation/assembly module TamB domain-containing protein, with protein MSESEAPVARASKRSRLFKWIAGILLGLLLVMVAGVAFLNSSFGKRLISDQIAQVAPASGLRFDVGRIEGDIFENAILHDVAVSDQHGEFLTIPVVELDWRPLSWVTSGLDIRNLTARRGTLLRMPELLPGDPDAPILPDFDIRIDRFEIDNLTLAPGVVGDDAQRVDMLAKADIRDGRVFAEIDGDLGTEDKLYALIDAEPDGDKFDLKFDYDAPIGGVLAGMLGADAGYSAKLVGDGTWSDWTGNFVARREEDAVAAFRITNASGQYRILGQAYPSDLVSGLTASALGSAVSFDAKGTLVDSVLDGSLRVAAQAFAANGEGAVDLAGNSFDVFELSARLTDPGLFGSGMRVEDGAITATVDGAFRDLDIEHLLSVGSFQAGDTRIEDIRQQGIVTYDGARWTLPLNANIGRIETGNALADPRLVGGTIGGTVIYTGRQVLSDNLAIAFPDANARLSLLGDTLAGTYALRGPVTANGLPLDNVGILNGRADIDFLIGSTAPWVLRADFDGRIPRVTNDTLANLAGPVIRLSGGISLGSATPIDFRNVRLSAEKLSLIMDGRVREGSTSIAGSGTHQAYGDFTVEAAFADTGPTATLVFASPLPAAGLEDVRVAIAPSEEGFDISTDGQSLLGAFSGEIGLVSPAIGPTQLAIRELNIWKTAVEGNLTLADGGADGRLTLSGGGLEGRIGLATRDGGQGFAFDIDANRAQFGGDTPISIASADLEGRGYLKEGNSTIEASAVGQGFSYGTLFIGRMAASAELENGSGVATASIAGRRGSRFNVQLNAGIEPERIAIAGRGDFAGKRIAMPRRAVLSKQRDGGWQLARTQITYGGGGLIASGEFGGGMTAVDLALQDMPLSLVDLAIADMGLGGTISGLVDFRAKAGGVPTGSARVQVDNLTRSGLVLSSKPIDLALVSNLSASELELRAVADEGNTRRGRIQARIGGLAQSGGLVSRLRRGNLFGQLRYNGPAESVWRLAAIEAFDLTGPLSATANVTGTLADPLVRGSIRSDDLRVQSALSGTDIRNMSVRGSFSGSRLRLSRFSGETDNGGSVSGSGTIDLVDLGERGPALDIKVAAKNARLLNANGIDATITGPLRLISNGIGGTIAGRVKVDRAAWALGSAAEQAGLPQINTREINIPADIAPARARYRPWRYLIDAKADSRVDVDGLGLDSEWSADIRLRGTTDDPRMGGAARVVRGFYSFAGTRFELTRGRIDFNENEPIDPRLDIVAETDRTGLSVEVRVRGNALTPEITFSSTPALPEEEILSRLLFGGSITELSATDALQLGTALASLRGGAGLDPINALRTAIGLDRLRIVSADPALNRGTGIAIGKNIGRRFYVELITDGRGYSATEAEFRITSWLSLLASVSTIGRESVVAEISRDY; from the coding sequence ATGTCTGAAAGCGAAGCACCGGTGGCCAGGGCTTCGAAGCGGTCGCGGCTGTTCAAATGGATTGCGGGAATTTTACTCGGCCTGCTGCTGGTGATGGTTGCTGGAGTGGCATTCCTCAACAGCTCATTCGGCAAGCGCCTTATTTCTGACCAGATCGCGCAAGTTGCACCTGCATCTGGCTTGCGGTTTGATGTGGGCCGGATTGAAGGCGATATATTCGAAAATGCCATTCTCCACGATGTGGCGGTGTCCGATCAACACGGCGAATTCCTGACAATACCGGTGGTTGAACTCGATTGGCGGCCACTTAGCTGGGTCACAAGCGGGCTCGATATTCGTAATCTGACCGCGCGACGCGGGACGTTGCTGCGTATGCCGGAATTGCTTCCCGGTGATCCCGATGCGCCCATACTTCCCGATTTCGATATCCGCATCGACCGTTTCGAGATCGACAATCTGACGCTTGCACCCGGCGTGGTCGGCGATGACGCGCAGCGTGTCGATATGCTGGCCAAAGCAGATATTCGCGATGGCCGCGTGTTTGCTGAGATCGACGGCGATTTAGGCACCGAGGACAAGCTTTACGCGTTGATCGACGCTGAGCCCGATGGCGATAAATTCGATCTGAAATTCGATTACGACGCGCCGATTGGCGGTGTGCTGGCCGGAATGCTCGGTGCGGATGCCGGATATTCCGCAAAGCTGGTTGGTGACGGTACATGGAGCGACTGGACCGGCAATTTTGTGGCCCGGCGCGAGGAAGATGCAGTTGCGGCTTTCCGGATCACCAATGCAAGCGGGCAATACCGCATTCTTGGTCAAGCCTATCCGTCGGACTTGGTCTCCGGCCTCACCGCTAGCGCCCTCGGAAGTGCTGTATCGTTTGATGCCAAGGGCACGCTGGTCGATAGCGTGCTCGATGGTTCGCTGCGTGTTGCAGCGCAGGCTTTTGCGGCGAATGGCGAAGGCGCGGTTGATCTCGCCGGGAACAGTTTTGATGTTTTCGAACTGTCGGCGCGGCTAACCGATCCTGGCCTTTTCGGCAGCGGTATGCGCGTCGAGGACGGCGCTATAACGGCAACCGTGGACGGCGCGTTTCGTGATCTGGATATCGAGCACTTGCTGTCCGTCGGCTCGTTTCAGGCGGGCGACACCCGTATCGAGGATATCCGCCAGCAAGGAATTGTAACCTATGACGGTGCACGCTGGACGCTTCCGCTGAACGCTAATATTGGCCGGATTGAGACGGGGAATGCGCTCGCCGATCCGCGTCTTGTTGGCGGCACGATTGGCGGGACGGTGATCTATACAGGACGGCAGGTCTTGTCGGATAATCTGGCGATTGCTTTTCCCGATGCCAACGCTCGTCTCTCGCTATTGGGAGACACTTTGGCTGGCACATATGCCCTGCGCGGTCCTGTGACGGCGAATGGACTGCCGCTCGACAATGTTGGAATATTGAATGGTAGGGCTGATATCGATTTCCTGATCGGCAGCACTGCACCGTGGGTGCTGCGTGCCGATTTCGACGGCCGGATACCCCGCGTCACCAATGACACGCTGGCGAATTTGGCTGGTCCCGTCATCCGCTTGAGCGGCGGAATTTCGCTGGGCTCGGCTACGCCAATCGACTTTCGCAACGTGCGCCTTTCAGCCGAAAAATTATCGCTCATTATGGATGGGAGAGTTCGCGAGGGCAGCACCAGTATCGCGGGCAGCGGGACGCATCAGGCTTATGGCGATTTCACCGTTGAAGCTGCCTTCGCGGATACTGGCCCAACCGCGACTTTGGTGTTTGCAAGCCCGCTCCCAGCAGCCGGTCTCGAAGATGTCCGTGTGGCAATTGCGCCCAGCGAAGAGGGCTTCGATATCTCGACCGATGGTCAATCGCTGCTCGGCGCCTTTAGCGGGGAAATAGGCCTGGTCTCTCCGGCCATCGGTCCCACACAATTGGCTATTCGCGAGTTGAACATCTGGAAGACGGCGGTTGAAGGCAATTTGACGCTGGCGGATGGCGGCGCGGATGGGCGGCTTACGCTAAGTGGTGGCGGTCTGGAGGGACGGATCGGCTTGGCGACGCGCGACGGGGGCCAAGGTTTCGCGTTCGATATCGATGCCAACCGCGCGCAATTTGGCGGCGACACGCCGATTTCGATTGCCAGCGCCGATCTGGAAGGCCGTGGCTATCTGAAAGAAGGCAACTCGACGATTGAAGCCTCTGCAGTTGGTCAGGGCTTTAGCTATGGCACATTGTTCATCGGACGTATGGCAGCGAGCGCCGAACTCGAGAATGGCAGCGGAGTTGCCACGGCGTCGATTGCTGGACGGCGGGGGAGCCGGTTTAATGTACAGCTCAACGCTGGGATTGAGCCAGAGCGTATCGCCATAGCCGGGCGTGGAGACTTCGCGGGCAAGCGTATCGCCATGCCGCGCCGTGCAGTGCTGTCGAAGCAAAGGGATGGCGGCTGGCAACTCGCCAGAACGCAAATTACCTATGGCGGCGGCGGGTTGATTGCATCGGGCGAATTCGGCGGCGGAATGACAGCCGTCGATCTGGCGCTGCAAGACATGCCGCTTTCGCTGGTTGATCTGGCGATCGCCGATATGGGGTTGGGTGGGACAATCTCCGGCCTGGTGGATTTCCGTGCTAAGGCTGGTGGGGTGCCAACAGGTAGTGCCCGTGTGCAAGTCGATAATCTGACACGGTCTGGTCTGGTCCTGTCTTCCAAGCCGATTGACTTGGCGTTGGTTTCAAATCTGTCTGCGAGTGAATTGGAACTGCGTGCGGTGGCTGATGAAGGCAACACGCGTCGCGGCCGAATTCAAGCGCGGATCGGCGGATTGGCACAATCGGGCGGTCTGGTGTCACGGCTGCGGCGCGGAAACCTGTTTGGCCAATTGCGCTATAATGGGCCAGCGGAGTCCGTATGGCGTCTGGCAGCGATCGAAGCCTTCGATCTGACCGGTCCGCTGTCTGCGACCGCCAATGTCACAGGTACGCTCGCAGATCCGCTTGTGCGTGGCTCTATACGGAGCGATGATCTGCGTGTGCAAAGCGCGCTCTCCGGGACGGACATTCGCAATATGTCGGTACGCGGCAGTTTTTCCGGCTCGCGTCTCCGTCTGTCACGTTTCTCCGGCGAGACCGACAATGGCGGTAGCGTGTCGGGCAGCGGCACGATTGATCTGGTCGATCTGGGCGAACGCGGCCCGGCGCTGGATATCAAGGTTGCGGCGAAGAATGCACGCTTGCTCAACGCCAATGGTATCGACGCCACGATTACCGGTCCGTTACGGCTGATATCGAACGGCATCGGCGGCACCATAGCCGGCCGGGTAAAGGTCGACAGGGCGGCGTGGGCATTGGGTAGCGCTGCAGAGCAAGCTGGCCTGCCGCAGATCAACACACGCGAGATCAACATTCCCGCCGATATCGCCCCCGCCAGAGCGCGATACCGCCCATGGCGCTATTTGATTGACGCCAAAGCGGACAGCCGTGTCGATGTCGACGGGCTCGGTCTCGACAGCGAATGGAGCGCGGACATCCGCCTGCGCGGCACTACCGATGATCCCCGCATGGGCGGCGCGGCGCGGGTTGTGCGCGGCTTTTATAGTTTTGCCGGAACCCGCTTCGAACTCACACGCGGACGGATCGACTTTAACGAGAACGAACCGATCGATCCGCGCCTCGACATCGTCGCCGAAACGGACCGTACCGGGCTGAGCGTGGAAGTCAGGGTGCGGGGCAATGCGCTGACACCAGAAATCACATTCAGCTCGACCCCTGCATTGCCCGAGGAAGAGATCCTTTCCCGCTTGCTGTTTGGCGGCTCTATTACCGAACTTTCTGCAACGGACGCACTGCAACTGGGCACCGCGCTGGCCAGTCTGCGCGGCGGGGCGGGGCTTGATCCGATCAATGCGCTGCGCACGGCCATCGGGCTCGACCGCCTTCGCATTGTCAGTGCCGATCCGGCGTTGAACAGAGGTACAGGCATCGCGATCGGCAAGAATATCGGGCGGCGTTTTTATGTCGAACTGATCACCGACGGGCGCGGATACAGCGCGACCGAGGCCGAGTTCAGGATCACCAGTTGGCTATCGCTACTGGCCAGTGTCTCAACCATTGGGCGCGAGAGCGTGGTCGCCGAAATCAGCCGCGATTATTGA
- a CDS encoding lysozyme: protein MSQTLDRTPIFSAVRQMLGRGFKQSEVDLLDRAVDQAAGEAEISDQDPVPCVPSCRIGERGIALIKLFEGCARLRGDGMVEAYPDPGTGGDPWTIGWGATGPGLEGQGRIGPGTVWTREECDERLERDLVRYAGDVARALDGAPTTQNQFDALVSFHYNTGAIARATLTKCHKAGEYAAALHEFARWNRAGGRVMRGLTRRRKAEAKLYGNAA from the coding sequence ATGTCACAAACACTCGACCGCACCCCCATCTTTAGCGCCGTTCGCCAGATGCTTGGCAGAGGCTTTAAACAGAGCGAGGTCGATCTGCTCGATCGAGCAGTGGACCAAGCAGCGGGCGAGGCGGAGATTTCCGATCAGGACCCTGTTCCATGTGTTCCATCCTGTAGGATTGGCGAGCGCGGCATCGCGCTCATCAAGCTATTTGAGGGCTGCGCGCGGCTGCGCGGTGACGGGATGGTGGAAGCCTATCCCGATCCCGGAACCGGCGGCGATCCGTGGACCATCGGTTGGGGCGCGACTGGCCCAGGACTAGAGGGACAGGGCCGCATAGGCCCCGGCACCGTGTGGACACGAGAAGAATGCGATGAACGGTTGGAGCGCGATCTGGTCCGCTATGCCGGTGACGTTGCGCGGGCACTGGACGGTGCGCCGACAACACAAAACCAGTTCGATGCGCTGGTCAGCTTCCACTACAACACCGGTGCGATTGCACGCGCAACTTTAACCAAGTGCCACAAAGCGGGTGAATATGCCGCAGCCTTGCACGAATTTGCCCGCTGGAACCGCGCAGGCGGCCGTGTGATGAGAGGGCTGACACGACGCCGCAAGGCAGAGGCCAAGCTTTACGGAAATGCTGCATGA
- a CDS encoding calcium/sodium antiporter, protein MIGGLILLAIGGELLVRGALGVSRLLKISPMLAGLTIVGFGTSMPELATSVQAALAGSPGIALGNIIGSNIANILLILGVSALILPLAVNRQAFLRDSVALGGATMLCVAAVLVGTIGWMIGVIFALALCAYLVWAYRSEKDSGDAEETRHAQEAGDAAPATTNITVPFAMVIGGLAAAVYGAGMLVEGATVLAVAAGVSETVIGLTVVAIGTSLPELVACLVAVMKRHPDVAIGNVVGSNIYNLLGILGLTAMIHPLSVPAEIARFDIWVMAGVTALMLVQLRSGWKVARAEGGLLVCLFAAYTTFLVMR, encoded by the coding sequence GTGATCGGGGGTCTGATCCTTCTGGCGATTGGCGGAGAGCTGCTGGTCCGGGGCGCTTTAGGGGTGTCCCGCCTGCTCAAGATATCGCCGATGCTGGCGGGCCTGACGATTGTCGGATTCGGTACGTCTATGCCTGAGCTCGCAACCAGCGTGCAGGCAGCCTTGGCCGGCTCCCCGGGCATCGCATTGGGCAATATTATCGGATCAAACATTGCCAATATCCTGCTGATTTTGGGTGTGTCGGCTTTGATCCTGCCGCTAGCCGTCAACCGGCAGGCTTTCTTGCGCGATTCCGTCGCGCTCGGCGGAGCGACTATGCTGTGTGTTGCGGCTGTCTTGGTCGGCACAATCGGCTGGATGATTGGAGTGATATTCGCTTTGGCCCTGTGCGCCTATCTGGTGTGGGCCTATCGGTCTGAAAAGGACAGCGGCGATGCCGAGGAAACACGCCATGCGCAGGAAGCTGGAGATGCCGCGCCCGCTACCACCAATATTACAGTGCCGTTTGCCATGGTCATCGGCGGCCTTGCAGCTGCAGTGTATGGCGCCGGAATGCTGGTTGAAGGCGCAACCGTGTTGGCGGTGGCAGCAGGCGTGTCGGAGACTGTAATCGGCCTCACGGTCGTTGCCATCGGTACATCCTTGCCAGAACTGGTCGCCTGCCTTGTTGCGGTAATGAAGCGCCACCCGGATGTGGCAATCGGCAATGTCGTAGGCTCGAATATCTACAATCTGCTGGGAATTTTGGGTCTGACCGCGATGATCCATCCGCTATCGGTACCCGCCGAAATCGCCCGATTTGATATATGGGTGATGGCCGGTGTGACCGCGCTCATGCTTGTCCAGCTCCGTTCCGGATGGAAGGTCGCGCGAGCAGAGGGCGGGCTGTTGGTGTGTCTTTTTGCCGCCTACACCACATTTCTGGTTATGCGCTAA